The following are encoded in a window of Sphaerisporangium siamense genomic DNA:
- a CDS encoding M28 family peptidase, with protein sequence MKPPNNSRAMLAAGVAAAVVAGALTVPALASAAPPANPSPKITDPKALAVASADRAAASGLDELKKGPEESYVRAGVASGPGGMQYVSYERTFKGLPLVGGDAVVVTDAAGRIRDTTGANGPTPRDLPIVPQVSPEKAAAVARARLTRVAETGTPRLVVLAWGGKFRLTWEVAVSGVAKGRPSSQQVYVDARTGKYADSSESVWAGTGNGNHNGQVTIDTGRSGTSYTLTDPNRPGLSCGGQSGGAYTKSSDTWGNGSGTDLETACVDVMYAAQREWDMLKDWLNRNGVNGSGRTYPARVGLQEVNAFFYGSYTSFGRNQAGNKQLTSIDVVAHEYGHGVFQDTPGGAGSQNDNERGGLNESTGDIFGALTEAYANNAKDTPDYTVGEMVNLSGNGPIRNMYNPSLVNRDPNCYSSSIPNTEVHAAAGPQNHWFYLLAEGSAPGGGKPSSPVCSGGAVTGIGVQKAGKIFMGALMRKGSTWRHATVRSASIAAAVELYGNGTECVTVKAAWSAVSVPAGAGEPSCQAGPADQDFSLTLNPPSGSVQPGRQATTTVATQTTVGTAQTVSLTASGLPSGATASFSPASVTSGGSSTLTISTSSNTPIGSYTVTVTGRGNGTGSPSHTASYALTVANGPGPGTPPPDISLDNVKRHLQQFQTIASVNGGNRRSTSAGYSQSVLYVEHLLSEAGYTVTRNNCTGCTAGAGPNLIADWPGGDANQVVMSGAHLDSVQAGPGVNDNASGSAALLEVALTLAAKNPAMLKHVRFGWWTDEEQGLNGSKSYVNALSSTERSKIKVYFNYDMVGSPNGGYFINNINTAAATELKAFYTALNLQPEENTEGADRSDDASFRNAGIATSGVAAGASATKTSAQATKWGGTANRAFDSCYHQACDTTTNINDTVLDRASDAAAYAIWKQAVGDDPGPSPSPSPTGDRDFAVSVNPSSGTVRAGQQATATVSTTTTAGDAQTVNLSASVSPSGPSVGVSPSQVGSGGSATLTVSTSSTTPAGSYIVTVTGAGETGTRTATFGLTVSGVGGDRVFTNDADFAITDNGYAFSPVESTATGQAASPVKVTATVNHPCSESLSVWLLPPGGSEFIPVKDMEFGSCTPWSGPRSFDVPADFPASGSWYLLVMDNLQDGNTGTLDTWSIAL encoded by the coding sequence GTGAAACCCCCCAACAACTCCAGAGCCATGCTCGCGGCCGGCGTCGCCGCCGCCGTCGTGGCCGGAGCGCTCACCGTCCCGGCCCTGGCCTCGGCCGCCCCGCCGGCGAACCCCTCCCCCAAGATCACCGACCCCAAGGCGCTGGCCGTCGCGTCCGCCGACCGGGCCGCCGCCAGCGGCCTTGACGAGCTGAAGAAGGGCCCCGAGGAGTCCTACGTGCGCGCCGGCGTCGCCTCCGGCCCCGGCGGCATGCAGTACGTCTCCTACGAGCGCACCTTCAAGGGCCTGCCGCTGGTCGGCGGCGACGCGGTCGTCGTCACCGACGCGGCCGGACGCATCCGCGACACCACGGGCGCCAACGGCCCCACCCCGCGCGACCTGCCGATCGTCCCGCAGGTCTCCCCCGAGAAGGCCGCCGCCGTCGCCAGGGCGCGGCTGACGCGCGTCGCCGAGACGGGGACGCCGCGCCTGGTCGTGCTGGCGTGGGGCGGGAAGTTCCGCCTGACCTGGGAGGTCGCGGTCAGCGGCGTCGCCAAGGGCAGGCCGTCCTCCCAGCAGGTGTACGTCGACGCCCGCACCGGCAAGTACGCCGACTCCTCCGAATCGGTGTGGGCGGGGACCGGGAACGGCAACCACAACGGCCAGGTCACCATCGACACCGGCCGTTCCGGCACCTCGTACACGCTGACCGACCCCAACCGTCCCGGCCTGTCCTGCGGCGGCCAGAGCGGCGGTGCGTACACCAAGAGCAGCGACACCTGGGGCAACGGCTCGGGCACCGACCTGGAGACCGCGTGCGTGGACGTCATGTACGCCGCGCAGCGCGAGTGGGACATGCTCAAGGACTGGCTGAACCGCAACGGCGTCAACGGCTCGGGCAGGACCTACCCCGCGAGGGTCGGCCTGCAGGAGGTCAACGCCTTCTTCTACGGGAGCTACACCAGCTTCGGCCGCAACCAGGCCGGCAACAAACAGCTCACCTCGATCGACGTGGTCGCCCACGAGTACGGCCATGGCGTCTTCCAGGACACTCCCGGCGGCGCGGGCTCGCAGAACGACAACGAGCGCGGCGGCCTCAACGAGTCCACCGGCGACATCTTCGGCGCGCTGACCGAGGCGTACGCGAACAACGCCAAGGACACTCCCGACTACACCGTCGGCGAGATGGTGAACCTGTCCGGCAACGGCCCGATCCGCAACATGTACAACCCGTCGCTGGTGAACCGGGACCCCAACTGCTATTCCTCCTCGATCCCCAACACCGAGGTGCACGCGGCGGCGGGCCCGCAGAACCACTGGTTCTACCTGCTGGCCGAGGGAAGCGCCCCCGGCGGCGGCAAGCCGAGCAGCCCGGTGTGCTCGGGCGGCGCGGTGACCGGCATCGGCGTCCAGAAGGCCGGAAAGATCTTCATGGGCGCGCTGATGCGCAAGGGCTCGACCTGGCGGCACGCCACCGTCCGGTCCGCCTCGATCGCCGCGGCGGTCGAGTTGTACGGCAACGGCACCGAGTGCGTCACGGTCAAGGCCGCCTGGAGCGCGGTCAGCGTGCCGGCGGGCGCGGGCGAGCCGTCCTGCCAGGCAGGCCCCGCCGACCAGGACTTCTCCCTGACGCTGAACCCGCCGTCCGGCAGCGTCCAGCCGGGACGGCAGGCCACCACCACCGTCGCCACCCAGACCACCGTGGGCACCGCGCAGACGGTCTCCCTGACGGCCTCGGGGTTGCCGTCAGGCGCCACCGCGAGCTTCAGCCCCGCCTCGGTCACCTCGGGCGGCTCCTCGACGCTGACCATCTCGACCTCGTCGAACACGCCCATCGGCTCCTACACGGTGACCGTCACCGGCAGGGGCAACGGCACCGGCAGCCCGTCCCACACCGCGTCCTACGCGCTGACGGTCGCCAACGGCCCCGGCCCGGGCACCCCCCCGCCGGACATCAGCCTGGACAACGTCAAGCGTCACCTGCAGCAGTTCCAGACGATCGCGTCCGTCAATGGCGGCAACCGCCGCTCCACCAGCGCCGGCTACTCGCAGTCGGTGCTCTACGTCGAGCATCTGCTGAGTGAGGCCGGCTACACCGTCACCCGCAACAACTGCACCGGATGCACCGCCGGCGCCGGTCCGAACCTGATCGCCGACTGGCCCGGCGGCGACGCCAACCAGGTCGTCATGTCCGGCGCGCACCTCGACAGCGTCCAGGCCGGGCCCGGCGTCAACGACAACGCCTCCGGCTCGGCCGCCCTGCTGGAGGTCGCGCTGACCCTGGCCGCCAAGAACCCGGCCATGCTCAAGCACGTGCGCTTCGGCTGGTGGACCGACGAGGAGCAGGGCCTCAACGGCTCGAAGTCCTACGTCAACGCGCTCAGCTCCACCGAGCGGAGCAAGATCAAGGTGTACTTCAACTACGACATGGTCGGGTCGCCGAACGGCGGCTACTTCATCAACAACATCAACACCGCCGCCGCGACGGAGCTGAAGGCGTTCTACACCGCACTCAACCTGCAACCGGAGGAGAACACCGAGGGCGCCGACCGCTCCGACGACGCCTCGTTCCGCAACGCGGGCATCGCCACCTCGGGCGTCGCGGCGGGCGCGAGCGCCACCAAGACCTCCGCGCAGGCCACCAAGTGGGGCGGCACGGCCAACCGGGCGTTCGACTCCTGCTACCACCAGGCCTGCGACACCACCACCAACATCAACGACACCGTGCTCGACCGGGCCTCCGACGCCGCCGCCTACGCGATCTGGAAGCAGGCCGTCGGCGACGACCCGGGCCCCTCCCCGTCCCCGAGCCCGACCGGTGACCGGGACTTCGCGGTGTCGGTGAACCCGTCCTCGGGCACCGTGCGGGCGGGGCAGCAGGCCACCGCGACGGTCTCCACCACGACCACCGCGGGCGACGCCCAGACGGTGAACCTGTCGGCGAGCGTGAGCCCGTCCGGCCCGTCGGTCGGCGTCAGCCCGTCCCAGGTCGGTTCGGGCGGTTCGGCCACGCTGACCGTGTCCACCTCCTCCACCACCCCGGCCGGAAGCTACATCGTGACCGTCACCGGCGCGGGCGAGACCGGCACCCGGACGGCGACGTTCGGCCTCACGGTCAGCGGCGTGGGCGGGGACCGCGTCTTCACCAACGACGCCGACTTCGCGATCACCGACAACGGGTACGCGTTCAGCCCGGTCGAGTCGACGGCGACCGGGCAGGCCGCCTCCCCGGTGAAGGTGACGGCCACCGTGAACCACCCGTGCTCGGAGAGCCTGAGCGTGTGGCTGCTGCCTCCGGGCGGCTCGGAGTTCATCCCGGTCAAGGACATGGAGTTCGGTAGCTGCACCCCGTGGTCCGGGCCGCGCTCCTTCGACGTCCCGGCGGACTTCCCGGCGAGCGGCTCCTGGTACCTGCTGGTCATGGACAACCTCCAGGACGGCAACACCGGCACCCTCGACACCTGGAGCATCGCACTCTGA
- a CDS encoding MerR family transcriptional regulator, producing the protein MRIGELSRRTGVSERALRYYEEQGLLEPARRPSGYREYGEHDVSRVRRIRTLLAAGVGTPMIARIVRLLDQHEPPPNPREQRAPAVPTVPAGPTTPTPSLPTSAPAVATVPSPAPPAELVSALEGERDRIGAVLGDLAAAHALLESLLAPPAPSPALPMASPGSPSPVPPAPFPPPQAPSAQEGATGTDRAEIGARIRELRTARGLTQRELAGDRYSRALLAAVEAGTRAATADLLAYLAERLGVGPDELRFGRPPGAAEALRAELDEARRRSWLGDHAEAAAMAADAEARAARYRLPDLVCYARFCQGEALLRASDVSGALAILRRAAGRDEGGVLDHGGLLNDNGVLGDGGVLGDGGVVDGDGGVLGARVRARIATCLFVSGRLGAAVAELEPALGALRATGRSYPDAELWLLTALIHPSMELGELERAWRLVNEGAALVPRATDREAVANFAMQAAQVWEVRGEAREAERALTEALEVFADLGMRFEIAQCHWARGYVLMPQGRVDEACEELVRAREIFGEMGAAHGYAGATSLLAKALVLRGRAEDAAAMCREAAALAEEVGYEEGVAMAHRVLAQITAEDGDARAAERLLADAVARCGRTGLNRELVVSCRVFGELLAGQGRLEEAVAVLRRGIAGITGSG; encoded by the coding sequence ATGCGCATCGGGGAGCTGTCCCGGCGGACCGGGGTCAGCGAGCGGGCGCTGCGGTACTACGAGGAGCAGGGCCTCCTCGAACCGGCCCGCCGCCCGAGCGGCTACCGCGAGTACGGCGAGCACGACGTGAGCAGGGTGCGGCGGATCAGGACGCTGCTGGCCGCCGGCGTCGGCACCCCGATGATCGCGCGGATCGTCCGGCTCCTGGATCAGCACGAACCACCGCCGAACCCCCGGGAACAGCGGGCGCCCGCCGTGCCGACCGTGCCCGCCGGCCCTACCACGCCGACGCCCTCGTTGCCGACCTCCGCGCCTGCCGTGGCGACCGTGCCTTCGCCCGCGCCGCCCGCGGAGCTGGTGTCCGCGCTGGAGGGTGAGCGGGACCGGATCGGCGCCGTGCTCGGCGATCTGGCCGCCGCGCACGCCCTGCTGGAGTCCCTGCTGGCCCCGCCCGCGCCGTCCCCCGCCCTCCCCATGGCATCCCCTGGCTCCCCGTCTCCCGTCCCGCCCGCGCCGTTCCCTCCCCCGCAGGCGCCGTCCGCCCAGGAAGGCGCCACGGGGACGGATCGGGCCGAGATCGGCGCCCGGATCCGCGAGCTGCGGACCGCCCGCGGTCTGACCCAGCGCGAGCTGGCCGGGGACCGTTACAGCCGGGCCCTGCTGGCCGCCGTCGAGGCCGGGACCAGGGCGGCGACGGCGGACCTGCTGGCCTACCTGGCGGAGCGCCTCGGGGTCGGGCCGGACGAGCTGCGGTTCGGCCGGCCGCCGGGGGCCGCCGAGGCGCTGCGGGCCGAGCTGGACGAGGCCCGGCGCCGTTCCTGGCTCGGCGACCACGCCGAGGCGGCGGCGATGGCGGCCGACGCCGAGGCGAGGGCCGCCCGCTACCGGCTGCCGGATCTGGTGTGTTACGCGCGGTTCTGCCAGGGGGAGGCGTTGCTGCGCGCGAGCGACGTCTCCGGCGCGCTGGCGATACTGCGCCGGGCCGCCGGGCGGGACGAGGGCGGCGTGCTCGACCACGGCGGGCTGCTGAACGACAACGGAGTGCTGGGCGATGGCGGCGTTCTGGGCGACGGCGGGGTGGTGGACGGCGACGGCGGGGTTCTGGGGGCGCGTGTGCGGGCGCGTATCGCGACGTGTCTGTTCGTGTCCGGCAGGCTCGGCGCCGCCGTGGCCGAGCTGGAGCCCGCGCTCGGCGCGCTGCGCGCCACCGGCCGCTCCTACCCGGACGCCGAGTTGTGGCTCCTCACCGCGTTGATCCACCCGTCGATGGAGTTGGGCGAGCTGGAACGCGCCTGGCGGCTGGTGAACGAGGGGGCCGCGCTGGTTCCGCGCGCGACCGACAGGGAGGCCGTGGCCAACTTCGCCATGCAGGCGGCCCAGGTGTGGGAGGTGCGGGGCGAGGCGCGGGAGGCCGAGCGCGCGCTGACCGAGGCGCTGGAGGTCTTCGCCGACCTCGGTATGCGCTTCGAGATCGCGCAGTGCCACTGGGCGCGCGGGTACGTCCTCATGCCGCAGGGCCGCGTGGACGAGGCGTGCGAGGAGCTCGTCCGGGCCCGCGAGATCTTCGGCGAGATGGGCGCGGCGCACGGCTACGCGGGCGCGACGAGCCTGCTGGCGAAGGCCCTGGTCCTGCGGGGGCGTGCCGAGGATGCGGCCGCGATGTGCCGGGAGGCCGCCGCGCTGGCCGAGGAGGTCGGCTACGAGGAGGGCGTCGCGATGGCCCACCGCGTGCTCGCGCAGATCACGGCGGAGGACGGCGACGCGCGCGCGGCGGAGAGGTTGCTCGCCGACGCGGTCGCGCGGTGCGGCAGGACCGGGCTGAACCGGGAGTTGGTCGTCTCCTGCCGCGTGTTCGGCGAGCTGCTCGCCGGACAGGGCCGCTTGGAGGAGGCAGTGGCCGTGCTCCGCCGTGGCATCGCGGGCATCACCGGCTCGGGGTGA
- a CDS encoding RNA polymerase sigma factor produces MVTADVEAVWRIESARIVAALTRFTGDFGLAEDAAQEAVAEALVSWPLASPANPAGWLMATARRRAIDAIRRRTALQDRYALLAADLAADSAVDEAIDPDKIDDDVLALMFVSCHPVLSPEARVALTLRVVGGLSSEEIARAFLVPVPTVQARITRGKKTIAAAGVPFELPPAAERRERLGGVLSVLYVIFTEGSTATSGDRLLRPDVAYEAIRLARTLAALQPDEPEVHGLLALCELTAARFPARTGPDGSPVLLDEQDRRLWDFSAIRRGLAALAKASTRGLGPYGLQAAIAATHASAPSVEATDWDRIVVLYEALGRVAPSPVVELNRAVAVAMASGPAQALAIVDELIASNRLPGSHLVPTVRGELLARLGRRPEARAELELAARLCANRRERSVLLRKAATLS; encoded by the coding sequence ATGGTCACGGCCGATGTCGAGGCCGTCTGGCGGATCGAGTCGGCGCGGATCGTCGCCGCGCTGACCCGGTTCACCGGCGATTTCGGGCTGGCCGAGGACGCGGCCCAGGAGGCGGTGGCCGAGGCGCTGGTGTCGTGGCCGCTCGCCTCTCCGGCGAATCCGGCCGGCTGGCTGATGGCGACGGCCCGGCGGCGGGCGATCGACGCGATCCGCCGCCGGACCGCCCTCCAGGACCGATACGCCCTGCTGGCGGCCGACCTGGCGGCCGACTCGGCGGTTGACGAAGCAATCGATCCCGACAAGATCGATGACGACGTGCTGGCGCTGATGTTCGTCAGCTGCCACCCCGTGCTCTCCCCCGAGGCCCGGGTGGCGCTGACCCTGCGCGTGGTCGGCGGCCTGTCCAGCGAGGAGATCGCCCGCGCGTTCCTCGTACCCGTGCCGACCGTGCAGGCCCGCATCACCCGGGGCAAGAAGACGATCGCGGCGGCCGGGGTGCCGTTCGAGCTGCCGCCGGCCGCCGAGCGGCGGGAGCGGCTGGGCGGCGTGCTCAGCGTCCTCTACGTGATCTTCACCGAGGGGTCGACGGCCACGTCCGGCGACCGGCTGCTGCGCCCCGACGTCGCGTACGAGGCGATCCGGCTGGCCCGCACGCTGGCCGCGCTGCAGCCGGACGAGCCGGAGGTGCACGGCCTGCTGGCGTTGTGCGAGCTGACGGCCGCGCGTTTCCCGGCCCGGACCGGCCCGGACGGTTCGCCGGTCCTACTCGACGAGCAGGACCGGCGGCTGTGGGACTTCTCGGCGATCCGCCGTGGGCTGGCCGCGCTGGCCAAGGCATCGACCCGCGGCCTCGGCCCCTACGGCCTGCAGGCCGCGATCGCCGCCACCCACGCCTCGGCGCCCTCGGTCGAGGCGACCGACTGGGACCGGATCGTGGTGCTCTACGAGGCACTCGGCCGGGTCGCGCCCTCGCCGGTGGTCGAGCTCAACCGGGCCGTCGCCGTCGCCATGGCCTCGGGCCCCGCGCAAGCCCTGGCCATCGTGGACGAGCTGATCGCCTCGAACCGGCTCCCCGGTTCGCATCTGGTCCCGACCGTACGCGGTGAACTGCTCGCCCGGCTCGGACGACGACCGGAAGCCCGCGCCGAACTGGAGCTGGCGGCCCGGCTGTGCGCCAACCGGCGCGAACGCTCAGTGCTCCTGCGCAAGGCGGCCACGCTGAGCTGA
- a CDS encoding tetratricopeptide repeat protein, whose product MGSADKNGGIGMGVERGFEQAKLSYERAVFVGDLDGLAEAARELDKVEADLALARGRILHARFLHDRHEDPRELGLFEQATRLYRMLGDSTGEAESVFWLGCFHQVVRNDLDSALPLLEQSYDLATLAGDRYTQAEALRHLGIADHSAGRLDAARERLEEAARLRGEIGLLAGVAADQVGLIYIAAAQDRRDDALALADEAYATAEACGAQRILSQITEARSQIMAPDADQSETRDQRAP is encoded by the coding sequence GTGGGCTCGGCGGACAAGAACGGGGGAATCGGGATGGGCGTGGAGAGAGGTTTCGAGCAGGCGAAGCTGTCCTATGAACGTGCTGTTTTCGTCGGCGACCTCGATGGGCTGGCAGAGGCGGCGCGGGAGTTGGACAAGGTCGAAGCCGATCTGGCGTTGGCTCGTGGTCGGATCTTGCACGCGCGGTTTCTGCATGATCGGCACGAGGATCCGCGGGAGCTGGGGCTGTTCGAGCAGGCCACGCGGTTGTATCGGATGCTCGGTGATTCGACGGGTGAGGCTGAGTCGGTGTTCTGGCTGGGCTGTTTTCACCAGGTCGTACGGAATGATCTTGACAGTGCCCTACCCCTTCTTGAGCAGTCATACGACCTGGCCACGCTGGCGGGAGACCGGTACACCCAGGCGGAGGCGCTTCGACATCTGGGGATCGCGGACCACTCGGCAGGTCGGTTGGACGCGGCCCGGGAGCGTCTGGAGGAAGCGGCGCGACTGCGTGGAGAAATCGGGCTATTGGCCGGTGTTGCCGCAGACCAGGTCGGACTAATCTACATCGCTGCTGCACAAGACCGGCGTGACGACGCGCTGGCACTGGCCGATGAGGCGTATGCCACCGCCGAAGCCTGCGGGGCTCAACGCATCCTGAGTCAGATCACGGAAGCGCGTTCCCAGATCATGGCGCCGGACGCTGATCAGAGCGAGACCCGCGATCAAAGGGCGCCATGA
- a CDS encoding matrixin family metalloprotease: protein MAVKTYSRRKYFLAVLVAVSALTGGLGTAAPAAAQPGAVITTPGGGVERSPKAGSPLTNLAEYPKLTPGQLAARVAEDRGKAARGPSVEQAVTELTSTETLDDGRVAVSTYTLAPGADPAKVADSLRRQGKSDVRLVRHGPAPSSGVGTLGSNDCAYGSARTVTCPNSWWSNQTRSNPVVLFNDHSSAAWPVTNAVYKWNQTPNIDSWYTWNNCNPSNVHCVDVRSADFGETGWVGLTTHYYIPPNYGRILDAVVDMNDWYAPTTFTRNAAVTHELGHVLGLGHNQWSGDVMYEYVATREDIGGENPALLAQVYSIDR from the coding sequence ATGGCAGTCAAAACGTACAGCCGACGGAAATACTTCTTAGCCGTTCTGGTCGCCGTGTCCGCCCTCACCGGGGGCCTCGGCACCGCGGCGCCCGCGGCGGCCCAGCCGGGGGCGGTGATCACCACGCCCGGGGGCGGCGTGGAGCGCTCGCCCAAGGCCGGCAGCCCGCTGACGAACCTCGCCGAGTATCCCAAGCTGACCCCCGGCCAGCTCGCCGCCAGGGTCGCCGAGGACCGCGGGAAAGCGGCCCGCGGCCCGTCCGTGGAACAGGCCGTCACGGAGCTGACCAGCACGGAGACGCTCGACGACGGGCGGGTGGCCGTGAGTACCTACACGCTCGCGCCGGGGGCCGACCCCGCCAAGGTCGCCGACTCCCTGCGCAGGCAGGGAAAGAGCGACGTCCGACTCGTCCGGCACGGCCCGGCGCCGTCATCCGGCGTCGGGACCTTGGGCTCGAACGACTGCGCGTACGGAAGCGCGCGGACGGTCACCTGCCCGAACTCGTGGTGGTCCAACCAGACCCGGAGCAACCCCGTGGTCCTGTTCAACGACCACTCCAGTGCGGCCTGGCCCGTTACCAACGCCGTTTACAAGTGGAACCAGACCCCCAACATCGACAGCTGGTACACCTGGAACAACTGCAACCCCAGTAATGTCCATTGTGTCGACGTCCGATCGGCCGACTTCGGCGAGACCGGATGGGTCGGGCTGACCACGCACTATTACATCCCCCCGAATTACGGCAGAATCCTCGACGCGGTGGTCGACATGAACGACTGGTACGCGCCCACCACGTTCACCCGCAACGCCGCCGTCACGCATGAACTCGGCCACGTGCTCGGATTGGGCCACAACCAGTGGTCCGGTGATGTCATGTACGAATACGTCGCGACCAGAGAGGACATCGGCGGCGAGAACCCGGCACTTCTCGCCCAGGTCTACTCCATCGACCGCTGA
- a CDS encoding sulfotransferase family protein — translation MRPPADPAADRLLTAPVFVMSPVRSGSTLLRAMLNAHSALHAPHELHVRRLTVGFGTALAEKAMAELGHNRADLEHLLWDRVLHRELVRSGKRYIVDKTPANAFAYKRIAACWPDARFVFLLRHPASIAASWFEAGAGSRTPEEAAADALRYMKAVQRARTALPGPTVRYEDLTADPEKETRAICAFLDLPWEPAMLAYGRPDVVVKGLGDWKDKIRSGSVQPGRDLPQAEEVPEILRPMCETWGYLPGTAASA, via the coding sequence GTGCGCCCGCCCGCCGATCCCGCCGCCGACCGGTTGCTGACCGCGCCCGTCTTCGTCATGTCCCCGGTGCGATCCGGCTCGACGCTGCTGCGCGCGATGCTCAACGCGCACTCGGCCCTGCACGCCCCCCACGAGCTGCACGTCCGCAGGCTGACCGTCGGGTTCGGCACGGCCCTCGCCGAGAAGGCCATGGCCGAGCTCGGGCACAACCGGGCCGACCTGGAACACCTGCTGTGGGACCGGGTGCTGCACCGCGAGCTGGTGCGCAGCGGAAAGCGGTACATCGTCGACAAGACCCCCGCCAACGCCTTCGCCTACAAGCGGATCGCCGCCTGCTGGCCGGACGCCCGGTTCGTCTTCCTGCTGCGCCACCCGGCGTCCATCGCGGCCTCCTGGTTCGAGGCCGGCGCGGGCTCGCGCACGCCGGAGGAGGCCGCCGCCGACGCGCTGCGCTACATGAAGGCGGTGCAGCGGGCCAGGACGGCGCTGCCCGGCCCGACCGTCCGCTACGAGGACCTGACCGCCGACCCGGAGAAGGAGACCCGCGCCATCTGCGCCTTCCTGGACCTCCCCTGGGAGCCCGCGATGCTCGCGTACGGCAGGCCCGACGTGGTGGTCAAGGGCCTCGGGGACTGGAAGGACAAGATCCGCTCCGGCAGCGTGCAGCCGGGCAGGGACCTGCCCCAGGCCGAGGAGGTCCCCGAGATCCTGCGGCCGATGTGCGAGACCTGGGGCTACCTGCCCGGAACGGCGGCCTCCGCGTGA
- a CDS encoding glycosyltransferase family 4 protein: MKIRYMLLHAYGMGGTIRTVISQANAMASLGHEVEIVSVVRRRDEPQFAVDPRVTLSTLADQRESVPEDGLGRRAWRRIRGKIVPHGEFAARYFTEAVERAAIGYVASLRDGVLVTTRPALNLIAARRGHKSVVRVAQEHMSLDAYREGVRHDIARYYGAFDTIAVLTRTNLREFRRLFPRGPIVRVPNAVEAGDGRHSGQRNPVVAAAGRLVAQKGFDLLIPAFAQVALRHPEWRLRVFGTGPKKAALAALIEEHGLGDHVTLMGRSTTLQDELADASVYALSSRFEGLPMVMIEAMTHALPVVAFDCPTGPADVLTHGRDGLLVPPGDVDALAAALDRLIADRDLRVRMGAAAAATAADYAPEIVMPLWEHLFEELLAGNPVGGSRWA, from the coding sequence GTGAAGATCCGCTACATGCTCCTGCACGCCTACGGCATGGGAGGCACCATACGAACGGTGATCAGCCAGGCCAACGCGATGGCGTCCCTCGGCCACGAGGTCGAGATCGTCAGCGTCGTGCGCCGCCGCGACGAGCCCCAGTTCGCGGTCGACCCGCGCGTGACCCTCAGCACGCTGGCCGACCAGCGCGAGAGCGTCCCCGAGGACGGCCTCGGCCGCCGCGCGTGGCGGAGGATCCGCGGCAAGATCGTCCCGCATGGGGAGTTCGCCGCGCGCTACTTCACCGAGGCGGTCGAACGGGCCGCCATCGGCTACGTCGCCTCCCTGCGCGACGGCGTCCTCGTCACCACCCGCCCGGCGCTCAACCTCATCGCCGCGCGGCGCGGCCACAAGAGCGTCGTCCGTGTGGCGCAGGAGCACATGAGCCTGGACGCCTACCGCGAGGGCGTGCGCCACGACATCGCCAGGTACTACGGCGCCTTCGACACGATCGCCGTCCTGACCAGGACGAACCTGCGCGAGTTCCGCCGGCTGTTCCCCCGCGGGCCCATCGTGCGCGTCCCGAACGCCGTCGAGGCCGGGGACGGCAGGCACTCCGGCCAGCGGAACCCGGTCGTGGCCGCCGCGGGCAGGCTCGTCGCGCAGAAGGGCTTCGACCTGCTGATCCCGGCGTTCGCCCAGGTGGCGCTGCGGCACCCGGAGTGGCGGCTGCGCGTGTTCGGCACCGGGCCGAAGAAGGCCGCGCTCGCCGCGCTGATCGAGGAGCACGGCCTCGGCGACCACGTCACGCTGATGGGCCGCAGCACCACCCTGCAGGACGAGCTGGCCGACGCGTCCGTCTACGCGCTCAGCTCGCGCTTCGAGGGCCTGCCGATGGTCATGATCGAGGCGATGACGCACGCGCTGCCCGTCGTCGCCTTCGACTGCCCGACCGGCCCCGCCGACGTCCTCACCCACGGCCGGGACGGGCTGCTCGTCCCGCCCGGCGACGTCGACGCGCTGGCCGCCGCGCTCGACCGGCTCATCGCCGACCGCGACCTGCGGGTCCGCATGGGCGCCGCCGCCGCGGCCACGGCCGCCGACTACGCCCCCGAGATCGTCATGCCGCTCTGGGAGCACCTGTTCGAGGAACTGCTCGCCGGCAACCCCGTCGGAGGCTCGCGCTGGGCGTGA